A genomic region of Arachis hypogaea cultivar Tifrunner chromosome 5, arahy.Tifrunner.gnm2.J5K5, whole genome shotgun sequence contains the following coding sequences:
- the LOC112802483 gene encoding homeobox-leucine zipper protein HAT5 produces the protein MESGGRLFFDPSACRGNNNMLFLGTTADLAFRGRSILSMDESSKRRPFFSSPDDLFDDEYYEEQLPEKKRRLTSEQVNLLEKSFEEENKLEPERKTQLAKKLGLQPRQVAVWFQNRRARWKTKQLERDYDVLKASYDSLLSTYDSIVKENEKLKSEVVSLNEKLQLQAKDMPGEPISDNKAEPLPVEIAQIISMKVEDRLSTGSVGSAVVDEGSSPQLVVESVDSYFPAENYGGNSGNSMAPIERVQSEEEDGSDDGRSIFSDVFVAAEAEQQNQEEGEVLRWWGNIMLNNAAVLF, from the exons aTGGAATCTGGTGGGAGGCTTTTCTTTGATCCATCTGCTTGTAGGGGGAACAACAACATGCTCTTCCTTGGCACTACTGCTGATCTCGCTTTTCGAG GAAGGTCGATCCTGAGCATGGATGAAAGCTCAAAGAGGCGACCTTTCTTCAGCTCACCGGATGATCTGTTTGATGATGAGTACTATGAGGAGCAGCTGCCAGAGAAGAAGCGCCGCCTCACTTCCGAACAG GTCAATCTGTTGGAGAAAAGCTTCGAGGAAGAGAACAAGCTGGAGCCAGAGAGGAAAACCCAGCTGGCGAAGAAGCTGGGGTTGCAGCCGAGGCAGgtggcagtgtggttccagaaCCGCAGGGCTCGGTGGAAGACCAAGCAACTTGAAAGGGATTACGATGTTCTCAAGGCTTCCTATGATTCCCTACTTTCAACATATGATTCCATTGTGAAGGAGAATGAAAAGCTCAAATCTGAG GTGGTATCCTTGAATGAAAAGCTTCAATTGCAAGCTAAAGATATGCCGGGGGAGCCGATATCGGACAACAAAGCCGAACCGCTTCCAGTTGAGATAGCTCAAATCATCAGCATGAAGGTTGAGGATCGGCTGAGCACCGGGAGTGTTGGAAGCGCCGTGGTTGATGAGGGTAGTAGTCCACAGCTTGTTGTTGAGAGTGTTGATTCATACTTTCCTGCTGAGAACTATGGCGGCAATAGCGGCAATAGCATGGCCCCAATTGAGAGGGTTCAGTCAGAGGAGGAGGATGGGAGTGATGATGGGAGGAGTATCTTCTCAGATGTTTTTGTTGCTGCTGAAGCTGAGCAACAGAACCAAGAAGAAGGGGAGGTATTGCGTTGGTGGGGTAATATTATGTTGAATAATGCAGCAGTGCTTTTCTAA